The Thalassotalea nanhaiensis genome has a window encoding:
- the gltS gene encoding sodium/glutamate symporter produces MNNVIEVDAIESLIIAILVLFIGRFINYSIKPLQRFNFPEPILGGLVIAIIITVLHSNGTTINFNLPLQDTFMLLFFSTVGLSASFKLLAQGGAKVFIFLGVASLYIIVQNGVGVSLATLLGLEPLMGLIAGSITLSGGHGTGAAWAATFQEMYGIKTLELAMAAATFGLVMGGIIGGPVAQRIMDKNGLESEFGKGGHHHDTHPELVTYNQLEEDKVTAKKISETLFILLICVGGAKYFKEFIDSFEIKSLMIPNFVYALFIGVIITNITETTKAYKINNETVDILGTVSLALFLSMALMSLKLWEIFDLAIPLLIILVCQTIMLAFFAYFVTFKFMGKNYDAAVMAGGHCGFGMGATPTAVMNMGTLVSRNGPSPQAFMVVPIVGAFFIDIANLIILQGYLAFIG; encoded by the coding sequence ATGAACAATGTCATTGAAGTGGATGCGATAGAATCATTAATAATAGCAATATTGGTGCTCTTTATTGGGCGCTTTATTAACTATTCAATTAAACCTTTACAGCGATTCAATTTTCCCGAACCAATACTGGGCGGGTTAGTAATTGCAATTATTATCACCGTTTTACATTCAAATGGCACCACAATAAACTTTAACTTGCCATTGCAAGATACGTTTATGTTGTTGTTTTTTTCAACCGTTGGCTTGTCGGCAAGTTTCAAGCTTCTTGCCCAAGGCGGGGCAAAAGTATTTATATTTTTAGGTGTCGCTTCTTTATATATTATTGTTCAAAACGGCGTTGGTGTAAGTCTTGCTACTTTACTAGGCCTTGAGCCATTAATGGGGCTAATTGCCGGTTCTATTACTTTATCAGGAGGACACGGTACCGGTGCAGCGTGGGCTGCAACATTCCAAGAAATGTACGGTATCAAAACGTTAGAGTTAGCTATGGCCGCTGCAACCTTCGGCTTAGTGATGGGCGGTATCATTGGTGGCCCAGTTGCACAACGTATAATGGACAAAAATGGCTTGGAATCTGAGTTTGGTAAAGGTGGTCATCACCATGATACTCACCCTGAGCTAGTTACCTACAATCAGTTAGAAGAAGATAAAGTTACCGCAAAGAAAATTTCAGAAACATTGTTCATATTACTTATATGCGTTGGCGGAGCAAAGTATTTCAAAGAGTTTATCGACTCCTTCGAGATCAAATCGTTAATGATCCCTAATTTTGTCTACGCATTGTTTATAGGGGTAATTATTACCAATATTACAGAAACAACAAAAGCATATAAGATAAATAACGAAACTGTCGATATTTTAGGTACGGTTTCACTAGCCCTATTTTTATCAATGGCACTGATGAGCTTAAAGCTTTGGGAAATTTTTGATTTAGCTATTCCATTACTTATTATTTTAGTGTGCCAAACTATTATGCTGGCATTCTTTGCTTATTTCGTTACTTTTAAATTTATGGGCAAAAACTATGATGCTGCAGTTATGGCTGGTGGCCACTGTGGCTTTGGTATGGGAGCTACGCCAACAGCGGTAATGAACATGGGCACATTAGTGTCTCGTAATGGACCATCACCACAAGCCTTTATGGTTGTTCCAATTGTTGGCGCCTTCTTTATTGATATTGCTAACTTAATCATCTTACAGGGTTATTTAGCATTTATTGGCTAA
- a CDS encoding dicarboxylate/amino acid:cation symporter, giving the protein MKDNLSAKVFLGLIFGLIIGSMIQYVVPPSWAMASFTTEAAGGLGGMFVSMIKLIVVPLVFISITCGICELKDLSSFGRLGTKTFGFYIVNTIVAIAGTIAVVSWLQPGVGVNLGAHAEAVTLAATETPNMWQMVINIIPSNPFEAFAKGDMLQIIFMAIMTGIAIQALDKRGGPAIRTFKMANEIMMKLITLVMSLAPYGVFFLMISLGATLDSSKMFAVAGYIALVVASFIFMFMVVYPVVVYLTTGIKPLTFIKHIREQIMFSLSSASSNATIPVTLRTVVEKIGVSKSVAGFGVPLGATMNMSGAAIYTTIATMFVANAYGMPMAADQMLPLAFTVLLLSIGAGGVPGGGIVSIGICLSTFGLPIEALAIVAAVDRICDMFCTTANVVGDTAINTIVAKSEGEIQTPVEGQMATARVA; this is encoded by the coding sequence ATAAAAGATAATTTATCAGCTAAGGTTTTCCTTGGTTTGATTTTTGGTTTAATCATCGGTTCAATGATCCAATACGTAGTTCCACCGTCATGGGCAATGGCCTCTTTTACAACTGAAGCTGCTGGTGGCTTAGGTGGTATGTTTGTATCAATGATTAAATTGATCGTAGTGCCTTTAGTATTCATTTCTATCACTTGTGGAATTTGTGAATTAAAAGACTTATCAAGCTTTGGTCGTTTAGGCACTAAAACGTTTGGCTTTTACATTGTTAATACTATTGTAGCAATCGCTGGTACTATCGCCGTGGTTTCATGGTTACAACCTGGTGTTGGTGTTAACTTAGGTGCACACGCTGAAGCGGTAACTCTTGCTGCAACAGAAACGCCTAACATGTGGCAAATGGTTATTAATATTATCCCATCAAACCCTTTTGAAGCGTTTGCTAAAGGCGATATGTTACAAATTATCTTTATGGCAATCATGACTGGTATCGCTATTCAAGCGCTTGATAAGCGTGGTGGTCCAGCAATTCGTACCTTTAAAATGGCAAACGAAATCATGATGAAACTAATTACCTTAGTGATGTCATTAGCGCCATACGGTGTATTCTTTCTAATGATTTCATTAGGTGCAACACTAGACTCAAGCAAGATGTTCGCGGTTGCCGGTTACATTGCCCTTGTTGTTGCGTCATTCATATTTATGTTTATGGTTGTGTACCCTGTAGTTGTTTACCTAACAACCGGTATTAAGCCATTAACATTTATTAAGCACATTCGTGAGCAAATCATGTTCTCATTATCAAGTGCTTCTTCAAATGCAACAATTCCAGTTACGTTACGTACCGTTGTTGAAAAAATTGGTGTGTCTAAATCGGTTGCCGGTTTTGGTGTTCCACTAGGCGCTACTATGAACATGTCTGGTGCGGCTATTTATACAACTATCGCAACTATGTTCGTTGCTAACGCATACGGTATGCCAATGGCTGCTGATCAAATGTTACCATTAGCATTTACAGTATTGTTACTATCAATTGGTGCAGGTGGTGTTCCAGGTGGCGGTATCGTTTCTATCGGTATTTGTTTAAGCACTTTCGGTCTTCCAATTGAAGCACTAGCTATTGTTGCTGCTGTTGACCGTATTTGTGACATGTTCTGTACAACAGCTAACGTGGTTGGTGATACAGCGATTAACACTATTGTGGCTAAATCAGAAGGTGAAATTCAAACACCTGTTGAAGGTCAAATGGCGACAGCTCGAGTTGCTTAA
- the ndk gene encoding nucleoside-diphosphate kinase yields the protein MAIERTFSIVKPDAVAKNVIGSIYNRFESAGLKIVAAKMIHLSREKAEGFYAEHAERPFFGALVDFMTSGPVMVQVLEGENAVLKNREIMGATNPAEALAGTLRHDFAESIDENACHGSDALESAAREIAYFFSDEEVCSRTR from the coding sequence ATGGCTATCGAACGTACTTTTTCTATCGTAAAACCAGACGCAGTTGCTAAAAACGTAATTGGTTCTATCTACAACCGTTTTGAATCTGCTGGTCTTAAGATCGTTGCAGCTAAAATGATTCACTTAAGCCGTGAAAAAGCTGAAGGTTTCTACGCAGAACACGCTGAGCGTCCTTTCTTTGGTGCTTTAGTTGACTTCATGACTTCTGGTCCTGTTATGGTTCAAGTTTTAGAAGGCGAAAACGCTGTTCTTAAAAACCGTGAAATCATGGGTGCTACTAACCCAGCTGAAGCATTAGCTGGTACTTTACGTCACGATTTCGCTGAGTCAATTGACGAAAACGCATGTCACGGTTCAGATGCACTAGAATCTGCTGCACGTGAAATTGCTTACTTCTTCTCTGACGAAGAAGTTTGTTCACGTACTCGTTAA
- a CDS encoding bifunctional tRNA (adenosine(37)-C2)-methyltransferase TrmG/ribosomal RNA large subunit methyltransferase RlmN: MTDNAIKKVNLLNFDHQMMREFFESIGEKAFRADQVMKWIYHFGYEDFEQMTNLNKALKQKLARLCEIKAPTISEKQVSEDGTIKYALLLEGGQEVETVWIPEKERATLCVSSQVGCALECTFCATATQGFNRNLNVSEIIGQVWRVANDIGATRIAGTRPITNIVMMGMGEPLLNMKNLIPSLDTFLNDLGYGLSKRRVTVSTSGVVPALAMLKEKIDCALAISVHAPDNALRDVLVPINKKYPLEDFLKASRDYIDGSKANKQVTVEYVMLDHVNDSTEQAHELAKVLEGTPSKINLIPFNPYPGSPYSRPSNSRIDRFDKVLQSYGLTVITRRPRGEDIDAACGQLAGDVFDRTKRSVKKQMQADEISVKMV; this comes from the coding sequence ATGACCGACAATGCTATTAAAAAGGTTAACTTATTAAATTTTGATCATCAGATGATGCGCGAATTTTTCGAATCTATTGGCGAAAAGGCGTTTCGAGCTGACCAAGTGATGAAGTGGATTTATCATTTTGGTTATGAAGACTTTGAGCAAATGACTAACCTTAATAAAGCATTAAAGCAAAAGCTTGCTCGATTATGTGAAATTAAAGCGCCAACTATCTCAGAAAAACAAGTTTCAGAAGATGGCACCATCAAATACGCATTATTGCTTGAAGGTGGCCAAGAAGTAGAAACAGTGTGGATCCCTGAAAAAGAACGTGCAACGCTATGTGTATCATCACAAGTAGGTTGTGCATTGGAGTGTACGTTCTGTGCCACCGCTACTCAGGGGTTTAACCGTAATCTAAATGTTTCTGAAATTATCGGCCAAGTGTGGCGTGTCGCTAATGACATTGGTGCCACTCGTATAGCCGGTACTCGTCCAATTACCAACATTGTAATGATGGGAATGGGTGAACCACTGCTTAATATGAAAAACCTTATTCCTTCATTAGATACGTTTTTAAATGACTTGGGTTACGGTTTATCAAAACGCCGTGTAACAGTAAGTACATCAGGTGTTGTACCTGCATTAGCTATGCTGAAAGAAAAAATTGATTGTGCTTTGGCTATTTCAGTACATGCGCCAGATAATGCATTGCGTGATGTATTGGTACCTATCAATAAAAAATACCCACTGGAAGACTTTTTAAAAGCAAGTCGTGACTATATTGATGGTTCTAAAGCCAATAAACAAGTAACTGTTGAATACGTAATGTTAGATCACGTAAATGATTCAACTGAGCAAGCGCATGAACTGGCAAAAGTACTTGAAGGTACACCAAGTAAAATTAATTTAATTCCATTTAATCCATATCCAGGGTCTCCTTACTCAAGACCAAGTAACTCTCGTATCGACAGGTTCGATAAAGTCCTACAAAGTTATGGGCTTACAGTTATCACTCGTCGCCCTAGAGGTGAGGATATTGACGCAGCGTGTGGTCAATTGGCTGGGGATGTTTTTGATAGAACTAAACGTAGCGTTAAAAAACAGATGCAAGCTGACGAAATTTCAGTGAAAATGGTGTAA
- the pilW gene encoding type IV pilus biogenesis/stability protein PilW produces the protein MRKLVQNSGKIAFIFIALTGLSACVTQNFAEDKPVVERDFNDDQIARTRISLALGYLRMGNTAQAKFNLEKAKQYSPNLVDVYTAFAHYYESVGEFEKTELSYLEALSIEDEDADTLNNFGVFLCRQNRVDEAEKYFLKAIEVPTYIRVSESYQNIALCHLKVEQFTKAEKALKRSIAHSPNSSASLMQMAQLQYAKGSYEKSANYLSRFELATRRFTPQAIALAFKIQKKLGNEEVSNNYATMLLKMFPDSSQAKEYLDNELVQIEADNLALKYRKYKLLNSGVKINKKPVVVLTKAVPNKIKSDGFKQKQPTINFTNEKLVDDATIAQQTGQSIAKNSQIDSQMNAKTGHSQPASKPVNNAPKAAPVKQAPVKTVAASAKPKVSSPVNAPSAASVQTKSIRVADLDNPVHTVQKGENLYQISVKYNITISTIRRWNDLKEETIQVGQVLRLTKP, from the coding sequence ATGCGAAAATTAGTACAAAATTCAGGGAAGATAGCATTTATTTTTATAGCCCTTACGGGGCTGAGTGCCTGCGTTACTCAGAACTTTGCTGAGGATAAACCGGTTGTTGAACGAGATTTTAATGACGATCAAATAGCCCGTACCCGTATTTCTTTAGCATTAGGCTATTTACGAATGGGCAACACTGCGCAAGCCAAATTTAACCTAGAGAAAGCCAAGCAGTACTCTCCTAACCTCGTCGATGTTTACACCGCTTTTGCTCATTATTATGAGAGTGTGGGCGAGTTTGAAAAAACTGAATTGTCTTATTTAGAAGCCCTGTCTATAGAAGATGAAGATGCCGACACGCTAAATAACTTTGGTGTATTCTTATGTCGTCAAAACCGTGTAGACGAAGCAGAAAAATATTTTTTAAAAGCGATTGAAGTACCAACCTATATTCGCGTTTCCGAAAGCTATCAAAACATTGCGCTTTGTCATTTAAAAGTCGAACAATTTACTAAAGCAGAAAAGGCCTTAAAACGAAGTATTGCCCATAGCCCTAATAGTTCGGCAAGTTTAATGCAAATGGCGCAGCTGCAATATGCTAAAGGGAGTTATGAAAAAAGTGCTAACTATTTAAGTCGTTTTGAATTAGCAACTAGACGCTTTACTCCGCAAGCAATTGCATTAGCATTTAAGATACAGAAAAAACTGGGCAATGAAGAAGTGTCGAATAACTACGCGACAATGTTGCTTAAAATGTTTCCTGATTCAAGCCAAGCGAAAGAGTATTTAGATAATGAGCTGGTGCAAATTGAAGCTGACAATCTAGCGCTTAAATACCGTAAATATAAGCTGCTCAATTCTGGTGTTAAAATCAACAAAAAACCAGTGGTTGTTTTGACTAAAGCCGTGCCTAACAAAATAAAATCGGATGGTTTTAAACAAAAACAACCGACCATTAATTTTACTAACGAAAAGTTAGTTGATGATGCAACTATTGCCCAACAAACGGGTCAGAGTATTGCAAAGAATAGCCAAATTGATAGCCAAATGAACGCTAAAACAGGCCATTCTCAACCTGCGTCTAAGCCAGTGAATAATGCCCCTAAAGCAGCTCCTGTTAAGCAAGCGCCGGTCAAAACAGTTGCAGCAAGTGCTAAGCCTAAGGTAAGCAGTCCTGTAAATGCTCCATCTGCTGCAAGTGTGCAAACTAAAAGTATTAGAGTTGCTGATTTAGATAACCCAGTACATACCGTACAAAAGGGGGAAAATCTCTATCAAATATCAGTAAAATATAACATAACCATTAGTACGATTCGCCGTTGGAATGATCTAAAAGAAGAGACCATACAAGTAGGGCAAGTACTAAGACTAACGAAACCATAA
- a CDS encoding RodZ domain-containing protein, with protein MSDNEEPIDISDDIVVIGPGQMLRDARTELGLSEAEVAEHLNLRLALIIDIENEQFDANTPTTFLRGYLKNYAKFVGVNQTDVIASYEMLAVAEKQGDEMKSFSQSTRKKAENNRLMMVIYAIGFALVALFVVWWWQEAKQKETVPVTDNAEQSQISSPVEQQPVIDTTIDVSNTNNEPTPAEVVIATEEVPVDEVFEQHIANNTDTAAVTENSVNIAESEPEPVLEQVIELEQLVFKFSGDCWVNIFDANGERLAWGIKKADYIMTLNGKAPFSITLGKPELVSIDYNEVAIDMSQFQQGQIAKFTWPKS; from the coding sequence ATGAGCGACAACGAAGAACCTATTGATATCAGTGATGATATTGTTGTTATAGGCCCAGGTCAGATGCTGCGAGATGCCCGCACTGAGCTTGGATTATCAGAAGCAGAGGTTGCTGAGCATTTAAACCTGCGCCTTGCACTTATCATTGATATTGAAAACGAACAATTTGATGCCAATACCCCAACAACATTTTTACGTGGTTATTTAAAAAACTATGCGAAATTTGTTGGTGTTAATCAAACCGATGTTATTGCCAGTTATGAGATGCTGGCTGTTGCTGAGAAGCAGGGCGACGAAATGAAAAGTTTCTCGCAAAGCACTCGCAAAAAAGCTGAAAACAACCGTTTAATGATGGTCATTTATGCAATTGGTTTTGCCTTAGTAGCATTGTTTGTTGTTTGGTGGTGGCAGGAAGCTAAGCAAAAAGAAACTGTACCTGTTACAGATAATGCCGAACAAAGCCAAATTTCTTCTCCTGTAGAGCAACAGCCTGTTATAGATACTACAATAGATGTAAGTAACACCAACAATGAACCTACTCCTGCAGAAGTCGTTATAGCTACTGAAGAAGTGCCAGTCGATGAAGTTTTTGAACAGCATATTGCTAATAATACTGACACTGCAGCTGTTACCGAAAATAGTGTAAATATTGCAGAGAGTGAACCGGAGCCTGTTTTAGAACAAGTGATTGAGCTAGAGCAATTAGTCTTTAAGTTTTCAGGCGATTGCTGGGTAAATATTTTTGATGCCAATGGCGAACGATTGGCTTGGGGCATTAAAAAAGCAGATTATATTATGACCCTAAATGGTAAAGCACCTTTTTCAATTACTTTAGGTAAACCAGAATTGGTGTCAATAGATTATAATGAAGTTGCAATCGATATGAGCCAATTTCAGCAGGGCCAAATAGCCAAGTTTACTTGGCCTAAGTCATAA
- the ispG gene encoding flavodoxin-dependent (E)-4-hydroxy-3-methylbut-2-enyl-diphosphate synthase, protein MFSETPIKRRKSTQIMVGNVPVGGDAPITVQSMTNTLTTDVDATVAQIRALENVGADIVRVSVPTMDAAEAFKLIKQQVKVPLVADIHFDYRIALKVAEYGVDCLRINPGNIGKEDRIRSVVEAARDKNIPIRIGVNGGSLEKDLQEKYKEPTPEALLESALRHVDILDRLNFDQFKVSVKASDVFLAVGAYRLLAKQINNPLHLGITEAGGFRSGAVKSSVGMGMLLAEGIGDTLRVSLAADPVEEIKVGFDILKSLRLRSRGINFIACPSCSRQEFDVISTVNALEERLEDLITPMDVSIIGCVVNGPGEATVSDIGLTGSARKSGFYLDGERQRERIENDNIVDTLEQKIRARASLLDEKNKIDVKEV, encoded by the coding sequence ATGTTTAGTGAAACCCCAATAAAACGCCGTAAATCCACTCAGATAATGGTAGGCAATGTACCGGTAGGCGGCGATGCCCCTATTACTGTACAGTCAATGACTAATACCTTAACCACCGACGTAGATGCAACTGTTGCACAAATTAGAGCATTGGAAAATGTTGGTGCCGACATCGTACGGGTGAGCGTGCCAACTATGGACGCGGCTGAGGCTTTTAAGTTAATTAAACAGCAAGTGAAGGTTCCATTGGTTGCTGATATTCATTTTGACTACCGTATTGCTTTAAAAGTGGCTGAATACGGCGTTGATTGTTTACGTATCAATCCTGGTAATATCGGTAAAGAAGATAGAATTCGCTCTGTTGTTGAAGCAGCACGCGATAAAAACATTCCAATTAGAATTGGCGTTAACGGTGGTTCTTTAGAAAAAGATCTGCAAGAAAAGTATAAAGAGCCTACGCCAGAAGCGTTGTTAGAATCTGCCCTTAGACATGTTGATATTCTTGATAGACTCAATTTTGATCAATTCAAAGTGAGTGTTAAAGCGTCTGATGTGTTTTTAGCTGTGGGTGCTTATCGCTTACTTGCCAAGCAAATTAATAATCCATTGCATTTAGGTATCACTGAAGCTGGCGGTTTCCGCTCTGGTGCCGTTAAGTCATCAGTAGGCATGGGCATGTTATTAGCTGAAGGTATAGGTGATACATTGCGAGTTTCTTTAGCCGCTGATCCGGTAGAAGAAATTAAAGTTGGCTTTGATATTTTAAAGTCATTACGACTACGTAGCCGAGGTATTAACTTTATTGCCTGTCCAAGTTGCTCTCGACAAGAATTTGATGTTATTTCTACCGTAAACGCATTAGAAGAGCGATTGGAAGACTTAATTACGCCAATGGATGTTTCAATTATTGGTTGTGTTGTAAACGGCCCTGGTGAAGCAACCGTTTCAGATATTGGCTTAACCGGCAGTGCTCGTAAAAGTGGCTTTTATCTAGATGGCGAACGCCAACGTGAGCGTATTGAAAATGATAATATTGTAGATACTCTTGAACAAAAAATTCGTGCTCGAGCCAGCCTTTTAGACGAAAAAAATAAAATAGACGTTAAAGAAGTGTAA
- the hisS gene encoding histidine--tRNA ligase → MSKAIQAIRGMNDCLPGETNKWQMVEDAMRRVAGNYGYAEIRMPVVESTNLFKRGIGEVTDIVEKEMYTFDDRNGDSLTLRPEGTASCVRAGNQHGLLYNQEQRLWYMGPMFRHERPQKGRYRQFHQFGIESFGIATPDIDAEVIMLSARLWRELGIEDFVTLELNSLGSNQARADYRDALVEFLTLHEDKLDDDSKRRMHANPLRVLDSKNRDVQALLVDAPKLSEYLDEESTQHFASLCKRLDAAGIKYTINERLVRGLDYYNRTVFEWVTDSLGAQGTVCAGGRYDGLVEQLGGKATPAVGFAMGIERLVLMLTELDKLENIRATTDVYVAMVGENAELAGVALAEQWRDEVPGIRIQSHCGGGKFNKQMKRADKSGALVAIILGDSEIEQQQATVKYLRENKEQQTVPFSNVAPLLEELIKG, encoded by the coding sequence GTGAGTAAAGCGATTCAAGCTATTCGTGGTATGAATGACTGTTTGCCCGGTGAAACCAATAAGTGGCAAATGGTAGAAGACGCAATGCGTCGTGTTGCGGGTAATTATGGTTATGCAGAAATTCGTATGCCGGTTGTTGAATCAACCAACCTTTTTAAACGTGGCATTGGTGAAGTAACCGATATTGTTGAAAAAGAAATGTATACCTTTGACGACAGGAATGGCGATAGCCTAACACTGCGACCTGAAGGGACTGCAAGCTGTGTACGCGCCGGTAACCAACATGGTTTACTTTATAATCAAGAGCAGCGCCTGTGGTACATGGGGCCAATGTTCCGCCATGAACGTCCTCAAAAAGGTCGTTATCGACAGTTCCATCAGTTTGGTATTGAAAGCTTTGGTATTGCAACGCCAGATATTGATGCAGAAGTTATTATGTTAAGTGCTCGACTTTGGCGGGAACTTGGCATCGAAGATTTTGTCACACTAGAGTTGAACTCGTTAGGGTCAAATCAAGCAAGAGCAGATTATCGTGATGCATTAGTTGAATTTTTAACGCTGCATGAAGATAAACTGGACGATGATTCTAAACGTCGTATGCATGCAAACCCGCTACGTGTTTTAGACAGTAAAAATAGAGATGTGCAAGCGTTGCTAGTTGATGCACCTAAGTTATCAGAGTACTTAGATGAAGAATCAACTCAACATTTTGCAAGTTTATGCAAACGTTTAGACGCAGCTGGTATTAAATATACTATCAATGAACGCTTGGTTCGTGGCTTAGACTACTACAACCGTACTGTATTTGAATGGGTAACTGACAGCTTAGGTGCACAAGGTACTGTTTGTGCAGGCGGACGTTACGATGGTTTAGTTGAGCAGTTAGGCGGTAAAGCAACACCCGCAGTAGGTTTTGCGATGGGTATTGAACGCTTAGTGTTGATGCTAACTGAATTAGATAAATTAGAAAATATTAGAGCCACTACAGATGTGTATGTCGCAATGGTTGGTGAAAATGCCGAACTTGCTGGAGTAGCTTTAGCCGAGCAATGGCGTGATGAGGTGCCTGGCATCCGCATTCAAAGTCATTGTGGTGGTGGTAAATTTAATAAACAAATGAAACGTGCAGATAAATCAGGTGCTTTGGTTGCAATTATTTTAGGTGACTCTGAAATAGAACAGCAACAAGCTACGGTTAAATATTTGCGTGAGAATAAAGAACAACAAACTGTGCCATTTAGCAATGTTGCACCGTTACTAGAAGAATTAATTAAAGGGTAG
- a CDS encoding YfgM family protein, translated as METYQTEEQQVEAIKGYWKENGNSLIAGLVIGLGGFIGWNYYQDSVVEAQQVASYQYQQTMQAFESEEADFRANTQAFIDANSTTAYSAFAAFALAKDAVEHEDFAGAETQLKKAVELAANENIKAIAYLRLARVQIQLEAFDNALATLAQTMPETFKASIEETKGDTYLKQGNTELARTAYQAAADAGGLQANPTLQIKLDDLAVNVAG; from the coding sequence GTGGAAACGTATCAAACTGAAGAGCAACAAGTAGAAGCAATTAAAGGCTATTGGAAAGAAAATGGCAATTCATTAATTGCTGGTTTAGTGATTGGTTTAGGTGGTTTTATTGGATGGAACTACTATCAAGATAGCGTAGTTGAAGCACAACAAGTTGCGTCTTACCAATATCAGCAGACCATGCAAGCGTTTGAAAGTGAAGAAGCCGATTTCAGAGCCAATACCCAAGCGTTTATTGATGCCAATTCAACAACTGCATATTCAGCCTTTGCAGCATTTGCTTTAGCTAAAGACGCTGTTGAGCACGAAGACTTTGCTGGTGCAGAAACTCAATTAAAGAAAGCTGTTGAACTTGCAGCCAATGAAAATATAAAGGCTATTGCTTACTTACGTTTAGCTCGAGTACAAATACAACTTGAAGCATTCGATAATGCATTAGCTACGTTAGCGCAAACAATGCCAGAAACATTTAAGGCAAGTATTGAAGAAACTAAAGGTGATACTTACCTTAAGCAAGGCAACACTGAACTTGCTCGAACAGCTTATCAAGCTGCAGCGGATGCTGGTGGTTTACAAGCTAACCCAACATTACAAATTAAATTGGATGATTTAGCGGTTAATGTAGCCGGTTAA
- the bamB gene encoding outer membrane protein assembly factor BamB: MTFFNKRILTALLLSSALVACSSDDEEEEAPAFAELTEIEALFEPEVIWDESIGDGVEHYFSRLSPTIAYGKVYTADRLGDAYALDLATGDEVWSIDLSDVNDERGFFDDRVSARIAGGASTGYDKVVWGSENGDVFALNAETGELEWQAKVPGEVISKPEFDSNFVIINTASGALVALDVTTGEEVWKAEQSVPPLSLRGVSGVTINSGGIFVGLASGEVGVYIVENGQQGWAKEIGEPSGSTELQRIVDVDVTPVIFGDKVFAISSNGNLAAIDLRSGREVWKRKYSSYRKLTVSGNQIFATDIQGHLYAINRNSGMELWSNLALTNRGTTGAVSVGDYVVVGDFEGYLHWMSKTDGTIVARHQVDSSGIYVTPVVHEGLLYVQSRDGDLEVIKTPEIIKASAE; this comes from the coding sequence GTGACATTTTTTAACAAACGAATTTTAACCGCTTTATTACTTTCCAGCGCTTTAGTCGCTTGTTCATCTGATGATGAAGAAGAAGAGGCGCCGGCCTTTGCCGAGTTAACTGAAATCGAAGCTTTATTTGAGCCTGAAGTTATCTGGGATGAAAGTATTGGTGATGGTGTTGAGCATTATTTCTCACGTTTATCTCCTACAATCGCCTATGGCAAAGTGTATACCGCAGATAGATTAGGTGATGCATACGCGCTTGATTTAGCTACTGGTGATGAGGTTTGGTCTATCGATTTAAGTGACGTTAATGATGAACGTGGCTTTTTTGATGATCGCGTATCTGCTCGCATCGCAGGTGGAGCATCTACAGGTTATGACAAGGTTGTTTGGGGCAGTGAAAATGGCGATGTATTTGCCTTAAATGCTGAAACAGGCGAATTAGAATGGCAAGCGAAAGTTCCTGGAGAAGTAATTTCTAAACCAGAGTTTGATAGTAATTTTGTTATCATCAATACGGCTTCTGGGGCTTTAGTCGCATTAGATGTAACAACCGGTGAAGAAGTATGGAAAGCAGAGCAATCTGTTCCTCCGTTATCATTACGCGGTGTAAGTGGTGTAACCATTAATTCAGGCGGTATATTTGTTGGTTTAGCATCAGGTGAAGTTGGTGTTTATATTGTTGAAAATGGCCAGCAAGGCTGGGCAAAAGAAATAGGTGAACCAAGTGGTTCAACTGAATTACAACGTATCGTAGATGTTGACGTAACCCCGGTTATTTTCGGTGATAAAGTTTTTGCCATTTCATCAAACGGCAATTTAGCAGCAATTGACCTTCGCAGTGGTCGTGAGGTATGGAAGCGTAAATATTCGTCTTACCGTAAATTAACGGTTTCTGGAAATCAGATTTTTGCTACCGATATCCAAGGCCATTTGTATGCAATTAACCGTAATTCTGGTATGGAGTTATGGAGTAATCTAGCGTTAACTAACCGAGGTACTACTGGCGCAGTAAGCGTTGGTGATTATGTCGTTGTTGGTGATTTTGAAGGTTATTTACATTGGATGAGCAAAACTGACGGTACTATTGTTGCTCGTCATCAAGTTGATTCAAGTGGCATTTATGTAACGCCTGTTGTGCACGAAGGCTTGTTGTATGTACAAAGTCGAGATGGTGATTTAGAAGTGATTAAAACACCTGAAATTATTAAGGCAAGTGCCGAGTAA